GGTATGCGGCGCGGGCTTTCTCGGATTTCTGTGCCCGCAGCCCGTCGCGGGCGGCCTTGGTCTGGGCGTAGGCCAACACCTGCCGCTGCAACTTCTTTTTCCCTTGCAGCTTCGTTTCCAGTGCTTTCAGTTCGCCGCTGGTCTGGCGCATTTTCTGATAGGCGGTGTCAACGGCGGCTTCTAACTGCTCCGGGGAAGTAAAGCCGTATTGCTGGTAGACGGACAGCGTTTTGGCGGCCTGCTTCAGATTGTGTATCTTCGCCCAGCGTTCATAGCCCCGGCCTTTGCCCTCGGCCATTTTCTGCTCAATGTCCACAAGCCGCTGCACTCCGTCCTGTTTCGGGGCGGCTATCTCGGCTCTGGCAACCTGCAAGCGGTCTTTTATGGTGCGTGGGGGATCGGGGGATCTGGCTGGCGCTTCGGCTGCTCTGGCGGCGTTTTGCTCTAAAACGGCAAAGACAGCGGCGCGGTCAAAATCGTCGCCCAGCTTCCGGGCGGTAATTGGCTTTGTCCTGTCCGGCGTGAGGTAGGAAAGCCGCCCCCGGCTCTCCTTGACGGTCACACCCTCCTGCAGCAACAGAGAGGAAAACTCGTCAAAGCTGGCGGCGGTGGCAAGGGCTTTCCGTAGGGTCTGCCGCAGCTTCTCCTTGTTCGTTTCAAACTTGGTCTGCCGGGGCGTGATACTATCGGCAATCATGGGGGCGTTCTGCTTGTCCAGCGCGGCCTGTCCCTTTTTCTGCGCCCAATACTCCCGGTCGGTGACGCGGTTCTTGCTGCCGTTCAAGAGGTCGATTTGATAAAGCCCCTCCCGGTGGCACATCTCCATGACTTCGGATTTGAAGTAGCGCAGGGCAGCGTCGGTACATCGGTGCTTGCAGCCGACTTTCGTATCGGCCGGCCTGTCCATGTAGGGCAGGAACGGCACTTCCTCAATCCGCAGGCTGTTTATGACGATATGCACATGAATGTTGCCGCTGTGGTTATGCCCGTCCGGGTGGGTGCAGACAAGGGCCTGGTGGCCGGGAAAATGCTCTTTACAGAATTGTTCCCCCAACGCCTGCGCCCGGTCTACGGTCAGGCCGTTGTCCGGCCCGTCCCGCGGGTCAAAGCTGATGATGTAGTGGTGGCTTTTCACATCTTCCCGCCGCTGGTTTTTCTGATAGCGGAGATTGGCCCGCATACACGCAACGGCAAAATCCTCCCCGTCGCAGTTCAGCGTGGACAGCCGGTAGTCCTCGCGGGGGATAAGCCTGCCGGTTTCATCAAGGACGGGCTTCATGGTAAACTCGTCATGCTCAAAGAGAAGATATTGCTCGGCGGCTCCGTAGTCGGCGTTTTTAGAGTTGATATGCTTGAGTGTTGCCAACCGCGTCACCTACTTTCTTGAGGACTTCATACTTGAGGACGGCAAGGTCGGATATGGCGGCGCGTACCTCGCCGGAAAGGGTGTTGTAGGGTACGCCGTATTCGTTCAGATACCGGGCAATCTGATTGAGGTTGCCGCCGATCCTGCCGTACTCGGCTGTCAGCTTCCCGACAGCGGAAAGCAACTCGTCATTGACCGACGACACATGGACAACCGGGCGTATGGTCGCCCGCCGTATCGCCTGCCGGAGAAATTCGGACTGGCTGATACCATAGGGCGCAAGCCGCGCTGTGAAGTCGGCATACTCATCTTCGGACAGCCGGGTTTTCACAACGCGGCTGCGGTGGGGCGTGTTGTATTTCTTTCGCATGGTGTGACCTCCTTTCTCGCCCGTAAGGGCGCATGAGCAGGGTTTGGGGAAGGCACTCCCCAACAAGTTTCCCGCGAGGGGCAAAACTGCAGAATTGCGGATTTTGGCACCGTGGTAGAAACTTGCTCTCCGTGACTGCAAACTTTCTCTCACTTCCGTCCGCCACTTTTTTGGAAAACTGCAACCACAAAAGTTTGTTTCTCTTTTTCTGCTACTACTAATCCTGTAAAGGGCATTCCTGCCCGCTTTCGCTAAAATGACACCGGACGCAGTGGTTTCTACCCGGTGTTGGAGAAATCCTTTCTCTTTGCCCTCTACTACGGGTAAATGCTCCAAATGCCAAACACCAGGGCAGAAAAATTCCCTCCTCGCTTACTACTACAACCGGCAGGGGGCAAAATGGCCGGGAGCGGAGCCGGACAACAAAAAAAGCAGTAAATCTTTTTCAAGACTTACTGCTTTCGCTGGCCGCGTCGGTGGCGGCTGGTATTCAGTTTTTATGACTTGTCCGGTGGTTCGTCAAGCCGGAACTTGAATTGACAGTCAATTAACCGCTGCTTTACATAGTCCTCCACCTCGGCGTTGACCTGCCCGTTCACTTTTGAGAAATAGCGGATATATCCGGCGTAGTGGAGCAGGACAGCGTTCACGGCTTCTGGGTCGCCCTCACGGGCTTTGAGGATTGTTTCATAGGGGAGAAGTCTACTCATACCGGCTCACCCCCATTTCTTCGCGTAGCCGCTGCAAGGCAAGCTGGATATGCCGCCCCGCTGTGCTGCGTGACCGGCCAATACACGCGCCGATCAC
This genomic window from Fibrobacter sp. contains:
- a CDS encoding relaxase/mobilization nuclease domain-containing protein, coding for MATLKHINSKNADYGAAEQYLLFEHDEFTMKPVLDETGRLIPREDYRLSTLNCDGEDFAVACMRANLRYQKNQRREDVKSHHYIISFDPRDGPDNGLTVDRAQALGEQFCKEHFPGHQALVCTHPDGHNHSGNIHVHIVINSLRIEEVPFLPYMDRPADTKVGCKHRCTDAALRYFKSEVMEMCHREGLYQIDLLNGSKNRVTDREYWAQKKGQAALDKQNAPMIADSITPRQTKFETNKEKLRQTLRKALATAASFDEFSSLLLQEGVTVKESRGRLSYLTPDRTKPITARKLGDDFDRAAVFAVLEQNAARAAEAPARSPDPPRTIKDRLQVARAEIAAPKQDGVQRLVDIEQKMAEGKGRGYERWAKIHNLKQAAKTLSVYQQYGFTSPEQLEAAVDTAYQKMRQTSGELKALETKLQGKKKLQRQVLAYAQTKAARDGLRAQKSEKARAAYRQAHESDFIIADAAARYFKAHGITKLPARKALQAEIEQLISEKDGLYNTYHEQKQRFKELQTVKRNIDQILRRDEPHRRKEQSHER
- the mobC gene encoding plasmid mobilization relaxosome protein MobC, with the protein product MRKKYNTPHRSRVVKTRLSEDEYADFTARLAPYGISQSEFLRQAIRRATIRPVVHVSSVNDELLSAVGKLTAEYGRIGGNLNQIARYLNEYGVPYNTLSGEVRAAISDLAVLKYEVLKKVGDAVGNTQAYQL
- a CDS encoding helix-turn-helix domain-containing protein, coding for MSRLLPYETILKAREGDPEAVNAVLLHYAGYIRYFSKVNGQVNAEVEDYVKQRLIDCQFKFRLDEPPDKS